A genomic region of Eucalyptus grandis isolate ANBG69807.140 chromosome 5, ASM1654582v1, whole genome shotgun sequence contains the following coding sequences:
- the LOC108957136 gene encoding uncharacterized protein LOC108957136, whose translation MTGSSSAKPHPSNFTKLQLGCPGSSSSSSPTQNAKAVTPQGRDLLRKDTVAMEGSSSAPPFPFNFTKLQLGCPGSSSSSSPTQNANVVTSQEPELPGKDLKRKRSSHGVVPYNNKRPVPRHKEEKKDDAGISTKLTLRHDPCNYKKVLTTSDVGGLSRLLLSGGFVEDRVVGTPGMEMVKSPTGMEVPVWDADDGSKHWLVLGHWPSSNAYVLKGHWNEQFVKRLGLVAGDEIGLLWDPYSRRFFFKVLHKVACDASNAAA comes from the exons ATGACAGGATCAAGCTCAGCCAAACCCCATCCGTCCAACTTCACCAAACTCCAACTCGGTTGCCCcggcagctcctcctcctcctctccaacCCAGAATGCCAAAGCGGTGACACCCCAGGGGCGTGACCTCCTGAGGAAAGACACTGTGGCAATGGAAGGATCGAGCTCAGCCCCACCCTTTCCGTTCAACTTCACCAAACTCCAACTCGGTTGCCCcggcagctcctcctcctcctctccaacCCAGAATGCCAACGTGGTGACATCTCAGGAGCCTGAGCTCCCAGGGAAAGACCTGA AGAGGAAAAGATCATCACATGGGGTCGTCCCATACAACAACAAGAGGCCCGTTCCGAGGcacaaggaagagaagaaggacGATGCTGGCATCTCCACTAAGTTGACGCTCCGACATGACCCGTGCAACTACAAGAAGGTGCTAACGACAAGTGACGTCGGTGGCTTGTCGCGGCTCCTGCTTTCGGGGGGCTTTGTGGAGGACCGCGTGGTCGGGACGCCGGGCATGGAGATGGTCAAGAGCCCGACCGGGATGGAGGTCCCCGTGTGGGACGCGGACGACGGAAGCAAGCACTGGCTCGTGCTAGGCCACTGGCCATCCTCGAATGCCTACGTTCTGAAAGGTCACTGGAACGAGCAGTTCGTCAAGAGGCTAGGCTTGGTAGCCGGGGACGAGATCGGGTTGCTCTGGGACCCGTactctaggagattcttctttaAGGTCCTTCACAAGGTTGCTTGTGACGCGAGCAACGCGGCGGCTTGA